In Malus sylvestris chromosome 15, drMalSylv7.2, whole genome shotgun sequence, a single genomic region encodes these proteins:
- the LOC126601410 gene encoding phospholipase D alpha 1-like, whose protein sequence is MAAKPVLLHGVLHATIYEVDRLMAGGCCIFFCKFVGESVGFGKGSRLYATIDLENVRVGRTRLLENSTKNPQWCESFHIYCAHMTSNVVFSIKEDNAFGAKVIGRAHMPAAELLNSEVVDVSCECQRTCAHCFLTYSNLVNPS, encoded by the exons ATGGCGGCGAAACCAGTGCTACTGCATGGAGTTCTCCATGCAACCATCTACGAGGTTGACAGGCTCATGGCTGGTGGTTGCTGCATTTTCTTCTGCAAG TTTGTTGGAGAGTCAGTAGGGTTTGGGAAAGGTTCCAGACTCTATGCAACAATTGATTTGGAAAATGTAAGAGTTGGACGAACTAGACTGCTTGAAAACTCAACGAAAAATCCCCAGTGGTGTGAATCTTTTCATATTTACTGTGCACACATGACTTCAAATGTTGTTTTCTCCATTAAAGAAGACAATGCTTTCGGGGCCAAAGTGATCGGAAGGGCTCACATGCCGGCTGCAGAACTCCTCAACAGCGAAGTAGTGGATGTAAGTTGTGAGTGTCAAAGAACATGTGCTCACTGTTTCTTGACATACAGTAACTTGGTTAATCCGAGTTAA